GATCCCGCGCACGCTCGCGATGACCCACTACGCCGACCTCGACGTCTCGGTGCTCGACGAACTGCCGCCGGGGCGTACGCCGATCCGCACCAAGCTGGTGTCGGAGGCGCGCCGGGAGGAGGTCGTCGGCCGTGTGCGCGACGCCTGCCTGCAGGGTCGCCAGGCCTACTGGGTGTGCCCGCTGATCGAGGAGTCCGAGGCGCTGCAACTGCAGACCGCGCTCGACACCTACGCCGCGCTGTCGGAGGCGCTGCCCGAACTGCGTGTGGGCCTGGTGCACGGCCGCCTGAAGGCCGACGAGAAGTCGGCGACGATGGCCGCCTTTTCCGCCGGCGAGCTGCAGGTGCTGGTGGCGACCACGGTGATCGAGGTCGGCGTGGACGTGCCCAATGCGAGCCTGATGGTGATCGAACACGCCGAGCGCTTCGGGCTCGCCCAGTTGCATCAGCTGCGCGGGCGGGTCGGGCGCGGCACCGCGGAATCGGTGTGCATCCTGCTGTTCGCCCAGCCGCTGTCGGAGAACGGGCGCGCGCGGCTGAAGGTCATCTATGAACACACCGACGGCTTCGCGATCGCGCGTGAGGATCTGCAACTGCGCGGCCCGGGCGAATTCGTCGGTGCCCGCCAGAGCGGCGTGCCGCTGCTGCGCTACGCCGATCTGGAACTCGACGCCGGGTTGATCGAACCCGCGCGCGCACTTGCCGAACGCCTGCTGCGTGACGCCCCCGCCCAGGCCGATGCACTGATGCAGCGCTGGCTCGGTGGGCGGGAGTCGCTGCTGCGCGCCTGATGGCCGAGCCGGTCGGCTAAGATCACGGCCTTGCTCCGCTTTCCCGTGTCACCGATGCAGCACCCCGCTTCCGGCGAGTCCTGGCTCGCCCGCCCGCCGCGCACCGCCGAGCGCCGGCTGCGCCCCTGGCTGACCGATCCCGCCTCGCTCACCGCCCGTATCCGCATGCGCTGCGGCATGTTCGGGGTGCGGGTGCTGCGCCAATCGGCTGGCGCCCTGACCCCAGACGAACGCCGTCTGCTCGGCCTGCGCGCCGGCGAGCGCGCACTGCTGCGCGAGGTGCTGCTGATCGCCGACGGTCGCCCGGTGGTGTTTGCGCGCAGCGTGCTGGCGCAGCGCGAGCAGCGCGGCGGCTGGCTGCGGTTGTGGCGCGGCATCGGCAGCCGGCCGCTGGGCGCGGCGCTGTTTTCCGATCCGCGCATCCGCCGCCAACCGCTGGCCTGCGCCCGCATCGGGGCCGCCGACGCGCGTTATCATCTTGCCCGACGCGCGCTCGCCGGCGCCGCGACGCTGCCGCCGGCACTGTGGGCGCGGCGCTCGGTGTTCCGCCTGCATGGCCGCTCGCTGCTGGTGAGCGAGTTCTTCCTGCCCGCGATACTCGGATTGCCCGATGACCCTCTCTGACCGTCTTCCCCTCTACGGCCGCCTGATGCGGCTGGACAAACCGATCGGCTCGCTGCTGCTACTGTGGCCCACGCTGTGGGCGTTGTGGCTGGCCGCCGACGGCAAGCCACCGCTGCACGTGCTGGTGATCTTCACGATCGGCACCGTGCTGATGCGTTCGGCCGGCTGCGTGATCAACGACTACGCCGACCGCGACTTCGACGGTCATGTCGAACGCACCCGCAACCGCCCGCTCGCCACCCGCGCGGTGAGCACGCGCGAGGCGCTGGCGCTGGCGGCGGGGCTGTCGGCGTTGTCCTTCGTGCTGATCCTGCCGCTCGATCCGCTGGTGATCTGGCTGTCCTTTCCGGCGCTGTTCCTCGCCGGGAGCTATCCCTTCACCAAGCGCTTCTTCGCGATCC
Above is a window of Azoarcus olearius DNA encoding:
- a CDS encoding chorismate--pyruvate lyase family protein; this translates as MQHPASGESWLARPPRTAERRLRPWLTDPASLTARIRMRCGMFGVRVLRQSAGALTPDERRLLGLRAGERALLREVLLIADGRPVVFARSVLAQREQRGGWLRLWRGIGSRPLGAALFSDPRIRRQPLACARIGAADARYHLARRALAGAATLPPALWARRSVFRLHGRSLLVSEFFLPAILGLPDDPL